In the Pseudoalteromonas undina genome, one interval contains:
- a CDS encoding ABC transporter ATP-binding protein, protein MNKQNIALNIEGLTKVYKNGVEAVKGVDLQVHEGDFFALLGPNGAGKSTTIGVISSLVNKTKGKVEVFGHDIDTDLEAAKANLGLVPQEFNFSQFETLTQILVNQAGYYGVPRGEAHKRADKYLAQLGLLEKKDKQARTLSGGMKRRLMIARALMHEPKLLILDEPTAGVDIELRRSMWDFLRQINEQGVTIILTTHYLEEAELLCKNIAIIDTGRIVENTTIKALLAKLDKETFVLDLKQPTNPVTLEGYNFTMTDDHTIEVEVAKSQGLNAVFSALTEQGNTVLSMRNKANRLEELFVGLLEQGRGE, encoded by the coding sequence ATGAATAAGCAAAATATTGCTTTAAATATTGAAGGCCTTACCAAGGTTTACAAAAATGGGGTTGAGGCAGTAAAAGGTGTTGATTTACAAGTGCATGAAGGTGACTTTTTTGCACTGTTAGGTCCAAATGGGGCGGGTAAGTCAACCACTATTGGGGTGATATCTTCTTTGGTTAATAAGACCAAAGGTAAAGTTGAAGTATTTGGTCATGATATTGATACCGACCTTGAAGCGGCGAAAGCCAACTTGGGCTTAGTGCCACAAGAGTTTAACTTCAGTCAGTTTGAAACCCTAACCCAAATACTCGTTAATCAAGCAGGTTACTACGGTGTACCGCGCGGCGAAGCGCACAAACGTGCTGACAAGTACTTAGCACAGCTTGGGCTACTTGAGAAAAAAGATAAGCAAGCGCGTACCCTTTCTGGTGGTATGAAGCGTCGCTTGATGATTGCACGCGCCTTAATGCATGAACCAAAGTTACTTATTTTAGACGAACCAACAGCGGGCGTTGATATAGAGCTGCGCCGCTCAATGTGGGACTTCTTAAGGCAAATTAACGAACAAGGTGTGACCATTATTTTAACCACTCACTACCTTGAAGAAGCCGAATTACTGTGTAAAAACATCGCTATAATTGATACCGGCCGTATAGTTGAAAACACCACCATAAAGGCCTTGTTGGCTAAATTAGACAAAGAAACCTTTGTATTGGATTTAAAACAGCCTACCAATCCGGTGACGCTTGAAGGGTATAATTTTACCATGACTGATGATCACACCATTGAAGTTGAGGTGGCTAAATCACAAGGGCTTAATGCTGTATTTAGCGCGTTAACCGAACAAGGTAATACTGTGCTAAGCATGCGTAATAAAGCGAATCGATTAGAAGAATTATTTGTAGGTTTATTAGAGCAAGGGCGGGGCGAATAA
- the trmB gene encoding tRNA (guanine(46)-N(7))-methyltransferase TrmB, with product MSDANSRSIVSNQAGLHEKLDEIVNKHLQAEFKKPIAAHTQTAFDEVNAKVQAFDGPLILDSCCGVGESTANLAKRHPEALVVGIDKSSHRLDKHDVEYKQTESGQYILVQADLNDFWRLAVAANWQPSHHYLLYPNPWPKSKHIQRRWHGAAIFPFIVKLGGLLEVRSNWDIYVKEFARALELAGHPCETELFESDEAITPFERKYWASGQQSHRLAININN from the coding sequence ATGAGCGATGCAAATTCACGTAGTATTGTATCTAATCAAGCGGGACTTCATGAAAAGCTTGATGAAATAGTTAATAAACACTTACAAGCCGAGTTTAAAAAGCCAATTGCAGCGCATACTCAAACCGCATTTGATGAAGTTAATGCTAAGGTGCAAGCTTTTGATGGACCGCTTATCCTAGACTCCTGTTGTGGCGTTGGCGAAAGCACTGCTAATTTAGCGAAACGTCATCCTGAAGCGTTAGTGGTAGGCATTGACAAGTCATCTCATCGACTTGATAAGCACGATGTTGAGTATAAACAAACTGAGAGTGGTCAATACATTTTGGTGCAAGCTGACTTAAATGATTTTTGGCGTTTAGCGGTGGCTGCTAATTGGCAGCCTAGCCATCACTATTTGCTTTACCCTAACCCGTGGCCTAAGTCTAAGCACATTCAACGGCGCTGGCATGGGGCGGCTATCTTCCCGTTTATTGTAAAGCTAGGTGGTTTACTTGAAGTGCGAAGTAATTGGGATATCTATGTTAAAGAGTTCGCCAGAGCGCTCGAATTAGCAGGCCATCCATGTGAAACCGAATTGTTTGAATCAGACGAAGCAATTACACCTTTTGAGCGTAAGTACTGGGCCAGTGGTCAGCAAAGCCACCGACTAGCCATTAATATTAATAACTAA
- a CDS encoding ABC transporter permease: protein MFKYGVALKSIWIKECIRFLRIWVQTLVPPAITMSLYFVIFGNLIGSRIGDMGGFSYMEFIVPGLIMMSVITNSYSNVASSFYSTKFQKSIEELLVAPVPNYIIVLGYMGGGMTRGIMVGFIVTCVSLFFVDIQIHNIFVIIATVILTSAVFALGGLINAIYANSFDDISIIPTFILTPLTYLGGVFYSITLLPDFWQMVSQINPIIYMVNAFRYGFLGVSDVDLTVAIAVLLVFISVLFTLALTLIKKGVGLRH, encoded by the coding sequence ATGTTTAAGTATGGCGTAGCCTTAAAAAGTATTTGGATTAAAGAGTGTATTCGCTTTTTGCGTATTTGGGTGCAAACCTTAGTGCCGCCAGCGATTACTATGAGCTTATATTTTGTTATTTTTGGGAACTTAATAGGCTCGCGTATTGGTGATATGGGCGGCTTTAGTTATATGGAGTTTATTGTTCCTGGCCTTATTATGATGTCAGTCATAACAAACTCTTACTCGAATGTGGCTTCAAGCTTTTACTCAACTAAGTTTCAAAAAAGTATTGAAGAGTTATTGGTTGCACCTGTGCCTAATTACATCATTGTGTTGGGTTATATGGGCGGAGGCATGACCCGAGGCATTATGGTGGGTTTTATTGTAACGTGCGTTTCTTTATTTTTTGTAGATATACAAATACATAATATTTTTGTGATTATAGCCACTGTTATTCTTACCTCGGCGGTGTTTGCCTTGGGCGGGTTAATCAACGCTATTTATGCAAACAGCTTTGATGACATAAGTATTATTCCGACCTTTATTTTAACGCCTCTAACTTATTTAGGCGGGGTGTTTTACTCAATCACTTTACTGCCTGATTTTTGGCAGATGGTATCGCAAATAAACCCAATTATTTATATGGTTAACGCATTCAGATACGGATTTTTAGGTGTTTCTGATGTTGATTTAACAGTTGCGATTGCGGTGTTGTTGGTGTTTATCAGCGTATTATTTACTTTAGCACTGACGCTAATTAAAAAAGGTGTGGGGCTAAGACACTAA
- the mpl gene encoding UDP-N-acetylmuramate:L-alanyl-gamma-D-glutamyl-meso-diaminopimelate ligase, with protein MHIHILGICGTFMGGIAAIAKSLGHHVTGSDQNVYPPMSTQLQELGIELTQGYDVSQLEPAPDIVVIGNAMSRGNPCVEYVLDKSLPYTSGPEWLKHNLLQDSWVLAVAGTHGKTTTASMLAWILEYAGLKPGFLIGGIVQNFGLSARVGQTPFFVIEADEYDTAFFDKRSKFVHYLPRTLILNNLEFDHADIFEDLNAIKKQFHHLIRTLPQSGKVLWPKNDEALSDVITKGLWSESETLGDDWNYELLKADGSQFNVLLNKQLQGVVSWQAIGEHNVKNAMMAIAAARHVGIAIEHSIEALGEFISPKRRMELKADINHIKVYDDFAHHPTAIQTTLAGLRAKVGDEKIIAILEPRSNTMKMGVHQFTLLDSLRDADDVLLFEPENLNWSLKEQADKTGMQCFDSTTAIIDTVLENVEPNQHVLIMSNGGFNGLHQQLVDGLTDKYSGE; from the coding sequence ATGCATATACATATTTTGGGTATTTGTGGCACATTTATGGGTGGTATTGCCGCTATAGCAAAATCATTGGGTCACCACGTTACTGGGTCAGATCAAAACGTTTACCCACCAATGAGTACTCAGCTACAAGAACTGGGTATTGAACTAACACAGGGCTATGACGTATCTCAACTAGAGCCAGCTCCAGATATCGTTGTTATTGGTAATGCTATGAGCCGTGGTAACCCGTGTGTTGAATATGTACTCGATAAGAGCCTGCCTTATACTTCAGGACCTGAGTGGCTAAAACATAACTTACTACAAGATTCGTGGGTGCTGGCTGTGGCAGGAACTCATGGTAAAACAACCACCGCCAGTATGTTGGCGTGGATACTTGAATATGCGGGTTTAAAGCCTGGCTTTTTAATTGGCGGAATTGTACAAAATTTTGGTCTTTCTGCGCGAGTTGGGCAAACGCCATTTTTTGTTATAGAAGCCGATGAGTACGACACGGCCTTTTTTGATAAACGCAGTAAATTTGTTCATTATTTACCTCGAACACTTATTTTAAATAATCTTGAATTTGATCATGCTGATATTTTTGAAGATTTAAACGCAATTAAAAAACAATTTCACCATTTGATTCGTACACTACCGCAAAGCGGCAAAGTGCTGTGGCCAAAAAATGATGAAGCACTGAGCGATGTGATTACAAAAGGCTTGTGGAGCGAGAGCGAAACTCTAGGCGATGACTGGAATTATGAATTACTCAAAGCCGATGGTTCTCAATTTAATGTTTTACTAAATAAGCAGTTACAAGGCGTTGTTAGCTGGCAAGCGATTGGTGAGCATAACGTTAAAAATGCCATGATGGCTATTGCAGCAGCTCGTCATGTGGGAATTGCAATAGAGCACAGTATTGAAGCTTTGGGCGAGTTTATCAGCCCAAAAAGGCGGATGGAGCTTAAAGCAGATATTAATCATATTAAAGTGTATGACGATTTCGCCCATCACCCTACCGCGATTCAAACAACACTTGCGGGGCTGCGTGCTAAAGTGGGGGATGAAAAAATTATTGCGATTTTAGAGCCGCGCTCTAACACCATGAAAATGGGAGTGCATCAATTTACACTTCTCGATTCACTTCGCGATGCAGATGATGTGCTGTTATTTGAACCAGAAAATTTAAACTGGTCACTTAAAGAGCAAGCTGACAAAACGGGTATGCAGTGCTTTGATTCTACAACCGCTATTATTGATACAGTGCTTGAGAATGTTGAGCCAAATCAACATGTTTTAATTATGAGTAATGGTGGTTTTAATGGTCTTCATCAGCAACTTGTTGATGGTTTGACCGATAAATACAGCGGAGAATAA
- a CDS encoding flavin prenyltransferase UbiX translates to MQFKDTITLAFSGASGAPYGLRLLEVLLEQQFQVYVLISSAARVVFDTESNIKLSGNEDKATEQLSALFNAKPEQLKVFGKDNWFSPVASGSAAPKKMIVCPCSAGSVSAIAIGASDNLLERAADVVIKERGQLILVPRETPFSEIHLENMLKLSRLGVTIMPAAPGFYHQPQSIEDLVDFMVARILDHLNIEHNLTKRWGYGEGKK, encoded by the coding sequence GTGCAATTTAAAGATACAATTACCTTAGCATTTAGTGGCGCATCAGGCGCACCATATGGGTTAAGGCTGTTGGAAGTGTTACTTGAACAACAATTTCAAGTGTATGTGCTTATCTCAAGTGCCGCGCGCGTAGTTTTTGATACCGAGTCCAATATAAAGCTATCAGGGAATGAAGATAAAGCTACCGAGCAGTTAAGTGCATTATTTAACGCCAAGCCTGAACAATTAAAGGTATTTGGCAAAGATAACTGGTTCAGTCCGGTGGCTTCGGGCTCAGCAGCACCGAAAAAAATGATAGTATGTCCATGTAGTGCCGGGTCAGTGTCTGCGATTGCAATCGGCGCATCAGATAACTTATTAGAGCGCGCTGCCGATGTGGTGATAAAAGAGCGAGGTCAACTTATTTTAGTGCCACGCGAAACCCCGTTTAGCGAAATTCACTTAGAAAATATGCTTAAATTGTCGCGTTTAGGGGTCACTATCATGCCCGCTGCACCTGGGTTTTATCATCAACCACAAAGCATAGAAGACTTAGTTGATTTTATGGTGGCGCGAATTTTAGATCATTTAAATATTGAACATAATCTCACAAAGCGCTGGGGTTATGGTGAGGGTAAGAAATGA
- a CDS encoding GGDEF domain-containing protein: MLKGNLKLTRLALGTVFFLVSLIIYSYYTYTAINNDVIRSIDNRLLNAATSVKYILGSDYHDKVAQEISFSSYQNKADQLSALANDLNIDYLYSMVLIDENVYFTASSYTQDDQNNGKVTQFLDLYPEATPITMAAFLSTAPIFETSTAHRGHSKTVYIPHLAKNGRTYITAADISVDKISNALKTDLYQSMFHFCCVIIILLIVYTLYYYGVRRSLMSDHASGFENHIALEKRLKKSNEHHLQIAIILVNEIDNISRFFGTKTADEVMKKLLTHFKQQARLHARIYRIATNKLAILTDKETPFDELYSIIQSHNKNIPFLNQPFIYITLNAGVARGNKSLLLKNAHIALLQSKQGDQSIVNYCEAINDAKSLYLYNVEIAKEIREAFDAHRVVPYFQPVINTHTDEVIRYDCSPRIVTSQGEILTPDTFANALDRLRMNGMLTHALFTQCVSRFRKSAICWELTLCAENIADPTIYDHIAYELHRYPNPENITISILESQVISHYYEIKSFIAMVKSKGAKVVMHCWGNEFINTLNTLKVEVDGIKLDGAITKQLLNDANTSLFISYITDIAQQLELELVVEAVESNTVAELLSQLNVTLMQGSFLGKPTPHVTEFKKAMN; encoded by the coding sequence ATGCTAAAAGGAAATCTAAAATTAACTCGGTTGGCGCTCGGTACCGTCTTTTTTTTAGTCAGCTTAATAATCTACAGTTACTACACCTACACTGCCATCAATAATGATGTGATACGCAGCATTGATAATCGTTTATTAAATGCAGCCACCAGCGTAAAGTACATTTTAGGTAGTGATTATCACGATAAAGTAGCGCAAGAAATTAGCTTTTCAAGCTATCAAAATAAAGCCGACCAGCTTTCGGCATTGGCCAATGATTTAAATATAGATTATTTATATTCAATGGTACTGATTGATGAGAATGTTTATTTTACTGCCTCTAGCTACACTCAAGATGATCAAAATAACGGTAAAGTTACTCAGTTTTTAGATCTTTATCCCGAAGCCACGCCAATAACTATGGCTGCATTTTTATCAACGGCCCCTATTTTTGAAACCTCAACAGCGCATCGCGGCCATTCTAAAACAGTATATATTCCTCATCTGGCAAAAAATGGCAGAACCTATATTACAGCTGCAGATATTAGCGTTGATAAAATTAGCAATGCGTTAAAAACAGACTTATATCAATCTATGTTTCATTTTTGCTGCGTCATTATTATTTTATTAATAGTTTATACTCTTTATTACTATGGAGTACGTCGTTCATTAATGAGCGACCATGCAAGCGGATTCGAAAATCATATTGCCTTAGAAAAACGGCTAAAAAAAAGCAATGAACATCATTTACAAATTGCGATTATTTTAGTGAACGAAATTGATAATATCAGCCGTTTTTTTGGCACAAAAACAGCCGATGAAGTGATGAAAAAGCTGCTCACTCACTTTAAGCAGCAAGCCCGTTTGCACGCACGTATTTATCGTATTGCAACTAATAAACTCGCTATTTTGACTGATAAAGAAACTCCCTTTGATGAGCTATATAGCATCATACAATCGCATAATAAAAATATACCGTTTTTAAATCAGCCTTTTATTTATATTACACTTAACGCTGGTGTAGCTAGAGGCAATAAGTCATTACTGCTTAAGAATGCTCATATTGCGTTACTGCAATCTAAGCAGGGCGATCAGAGCATAGTTAACTACTGTGAGGCAATTAACGACGCTAAATCTCTATATTTATATAATGTTGAAATAGCAAAAGAAATTCGTGAAGCATTTGATGCTCATCGTGTTGTCCCTTACTTCCAGCCGGTTATAAATACTCATACCGATGAAGTTATTAGGTATGATTGCTCACCGAGAATAGTCACTTCACAAGGGGAGATTTTAACCCCTGATACCTTTGCAAATGCACTAGATAGACTGCGTATGAATGGCATGTTAACCCATGCTCTGTTTACTCAATGTGTTTCACGTTTTCGTAAATCAGCAATTTGTTGGGAGTTAACGCTGTGCGCTGAAAACATTGCAGATCCCACTATTTATGATCATATTGCGTATGAGCTTCATCGCTACCCTAATCCTGAAAACATTACTATTTCGATTTTAGAGTCGCAGGTTATTTCACATTACTATGAAATAAAGTCATTTATCGCAATGGTAAAAAGTAAGGGGGCAAAGGTGGTGATGCACTGCTGGGGTAATGAGTTTATTAATACTCTTAATACTTTAAAAGTGGAGGTTGATGGTATAAAACTCGATGGAGCAATCACAAAGCAGCTATTAAATGATGCAAATACGTCGCTATTTATATCCTACATCACTGATATAGCCCAGCAGCTTGAACTTGAATTGGTTGTTGAAGCGGTAGAAAGTAATACGGTTGCAGAGTTACTCAGTCAACTAAATGTGACGCTGATGCAAGGTAGTTTCCTTGGCAAACCAACGCCACATGTTACTGAGTTTAAAAAAGCAATGAATTAG
- the panP gene encoding pyridoxal-dependent aspartate 1-decarboxylase PanP has protein sequence MDQKRCAVASKESLKRIFTVPEAPDSTLSKIELEISSNLAGFLNENIAAIEKPLHEIEKDFQSAAIPEEPTFVSCYAQDIMEQLVAHSVHTAAPSFIGHMTSALPHFLLPLSKLMVGLNQNLVKIETSKAFTPLERQVLGMMHHLAYGQNDGFYSKWMHSAKTSLGAFCSGGTVANITALWIARNRLLKADGNFKGIAAQGLVAGMLHYGYKGLAVLISERGHYSLGKSVDLLGIGRENLIGIKTSADNKVDVAAMREKALELEAQGIKVMAIIGVAGTTETGNIDPLEDMANLAQEINCHFHVDAAWGGATLLSNTHRHLLKGIEHADSITIDAHKQMYVPMGAGLVLFKDPAATDAIEHHAEYILRKGSKDLGSHTLEGSRPGMAMLVHACLRVIGRKGYEMLIDRSIKKARYFADLIKADEDFELISEPELCLLTYRYVPKQIKNAIAQADAQTRLDIFAALNRFTASMQKRQRESGRSFVSRTRLTPVQYDNQPTVVFRVVLANPLTSGAILKEILEEQKELAQTDPVFKKYLRKYM, from the coding sequence ATGGATCAAAAGCGTTGTGCCGTCGCCTCTAAAGAAAGCCTCAAACGGATATTTACCGTTCCAGAGGCCCCTGACTCAACTTTGAGCAAAATAGAGCTTGAAATTTCGAGTAATTTAGCAGGTTTCTTAAACGAAAATATCGCGGCAATTGAAAAACCATTACATGAAATAGAAAAAGATTTTCAATCTGCGGCTATCCCTGAAGAGCCAACGTTTGTGTCTTGCTATGCCCAAGATATTATGGAACAGCTGGTTGCTCATTCTGTACATACCGCAGCGCCAAGCTTTATTGGTCACATGACATCTGCTCTGCCACATTTTTTACTGCCGTTATCGAAATTAATGGTTGGGCTAAATCAAAACCTTGTAAAAATAGAAACCTCAAAAGCGTTTACCCCATTAGAGCGTCAAGTTTTAGGAATGATGCATCATTTAGCTTATGGACAAAATGATGGCTTTTATTCTAAATGGATGCACAGTGCAAAAACCTCTTTAGGAGCATTTTGCTCTGGTGGCACAGTAGCTAACATTACAGCACTTTGGATTGCCCGCAACCGCTTATTGAAAGCGGATGGCAACTTTAAAGGCATTGCTGCACAAGGTTTAGTGGCGGGAATGCTCCACTATGGTTACAAAGGACTGGCGGTTTTAATCTCTGAGCGAGGTCATTACTCATTAGGCAAATCGGTTGATTTATTAGGTATTGGCCGTGAGAATTTAATTGGTATTAAAACATCGGCTGATAATAAAGTTGATGTAGCTGCTATGCGAGAAAAAGCGCTAGAGCTTGAAGCGCAAGGCATTAAAGTGATGGCAATTATTGGCGTAGCCGGAACGACTGAAACTGGTAATATCGATCCACTAGAAGACATGGCTAATTTAGCACAAGAGATTAATTGCCACTTTCATGTTGATGCGGCGTGGGGCGGAGCTACTTTACTCTCTAATACCCATAGGCACCTTTTAAAAGGTATTGAGCATGCAGATTCAATCACGATTGATGCGCATAAACAAATGTATGTACCGATGGGGGCAGGTTTGGTGCTGTTTAAAGACCCTGCTGCAACTGATGCCATCGAACACCATGCTGAGTATATTTTACGTAAAGGCTCTAAAGATTTAGGCAGCCATACCCTTGAGGGAAGCCGCCCTGGTATGGCTATGTTAGTGCATGCTTGCTTACGTGTTATTGGTCGTAAAGGCTACGAAATGCTTATCGATCGCAGTATTAAAAAAGCACGTTACTTTGCTGATTTGATAAAAGCAGATGAAGACTTTGAATTAATATCAGAACCTGAGCTATGTTTGCTAACTTATCGTTATGTCCCTAAGCAAATTAAAAATGCGATAGCACAGGCCGACGCACAAACCCGTTTAGATATCTTTGCCGCGCTTAATCGTTTTACTGCAAGCATGCAAAAACGTCAACGTGAATCAGGTCGCTCGTTTGTATCGCGTACACGTTTAACGCCAGTTCAATATGATAACCAACCAACCGTGGTATTTAGAGTGGTGCTTGCGAATCCGCTTACATCAGGTGCAATATTAAAAGAGATATTAGAAGAGCAGAAAGAACTAGCTCAAACCGACCCTGTATTTAAAAAGTATTTACGAAAATATATGTAA